GCGGCGCGCCGAGGTTCGCCGCGCCGCCGAGCGCCGCGGTTACGCCGGGGACGACCTCGATGGGGACGTCGTACGCCTCCTCGGCCTCGGCCATCGTGAACAGGAGGTCGCTCTTGCCGTAGACGTTCGGGTCGCCGCCCGAGACGTGGGCGACGTCCTCGCCGGCCCGGACACGCCCGAAGGCCTCACGGGCCAGTTCGACCTGTCGACCCATCGTCGAGCGGACGAGCGTCTGGCGGGTACCCTCCGGCCGTTCGAGGACGGTTCCGGCCTCGTCGCCCGCCGTCGTGCCGCCGTCGGCGGCCGCCTCCACTTCGGCGTTTTCCGGGGGAAGCGTCCCGTCGCGCCGGAGGAACTCCTGGTAGAGGTTCGACGCAATGACGCAGTCGGCGGTGGCGATGACGTCCTTGGCCCGCTGGGTCATCGCGTGGGGCAGTCCGGGACCGATGCCGACGACGTAGAGTGTTCCCATCGCGTCGTCGACGGAGGGTTCGGGGTCATCCATGTTACCGCCCCACCGCCACGGTCACGGCGTCGTCGAACCGCTCTTTCTCCTGGGTGAGTTCGTGTTCGCGGCCGCCGGCAATGGCCGACGCCTCGGCGATACCCGGCCAGCCGATGAGTTCCTTCGATCGCG
Above is a genomic segment from Halalkalicoccus sp. NIPERK01 containing:
- a CDS encoding precorrin-3B C(17)-methyltransferase, which produces MDDPEPSVDDAMGTLYVVGIGPGLPHAMTQRAKDVIATADCVIASNLYQEFLRRDGTLPPENAEVEAAADGGTTAGDEAGTVLERPEGTRQTLVRSTMGRQVELAREAFGRVRAGEDVAHVSGGDPNVYGKSDLLFTMAEAEEAYDVPIEVVPGVTAALGGAANLGAPLSNDFCTVSLSDKWRGWDEIEEKLRAAAISGFVVVLYNCWRDYQRAIDVVREERADDVPVGIFNDAGRGDAGRNLDDETHTITTLGEANDHDDEVGGMGTSILIGNHETTVWENDYGEHLVTPRGGRDVKDF